In the Desulfatiglans anilini DSM 4660 genome, one interval contains:
- a CDS encoding beta-ketoacyl-ACP synthase III yields MTRSRIIGTGSFVPQRILSNNELERIVETNDEWITRRTGIKERRIASKGKRESTTDLATQAAENALRMAGVNAEDLDMIVVGTVTPDRQFPSTGCMLQTAIGASQAAAFDVSAGCSGFLYGLTMADNAIRAGTSRCALVVGAERLSTIVNWQDRSTCVLLGDGAGAVVMAGSTNGSGVLSTHLRSDGAFWDLLYASYESCYLPESLACIDLKPFQLKMEGNRLFKRAVNCLSTIAEKALAENGLASSDIHLMIPHQANIRIILSMAQTIGIPMEKVYTNLDRYGNTSSASIPIALDEANRAGLIKDGDMLLLVSFGAGLTWGASIIKWGSHNHNEHGRPLLQSGTDLEI; encoded by the coding sequence ATGACAAGATCCAGGATCATCGGCACAGGATCTTTTGTTCCACAGCGCATCCTGTCCAACAATGAACTCGAACGGATCGTCGAAACAAACGACGAATGGATCACCCGGCGGACAGGTATCAAGGAAAGGCGTATCGCGTCGAAAGGCAAGCGCGAATCAACGACCGATCTGGCAACCCAAGCGGCGGAAAACGCCCTTCGAATGGCAGGCGTCAACGCCGAAGACCTCGATATGATCGTGGTCGGTACCGTCACGCCTGACCGGCAGTTTCCTTCCACCGGCTGCATGCTCCAAACCGCTATCGGAGCGTCGCAGGCCGCCGCTTTCGATGTTTCGGCCGGATGCTCGGGTTTTCTTTACGGCCTGACCATGGCCGACAACGCCATCAGGGCGGGGACATCCCGATGTGCACTCGTCGTGGGTGCCGAACGGCTGTCGACCATCGTCAACTGGCAGGACCGCAGCACCTGTGTCCTGCTTGGGGACGGCGCCGGCGCGGTGGTCATGGCAGGCTCTACGAATGGGAGCGGGGTCCTTTCAACCCATCTTCGATCGGATGGCGCCTTCTGGGACCTGCTCTACGCCAGTTACGAAAGCTGCTATCTCCCAGAAAGTCTCGCCTGCATCGATCTCAAGCCGTTCCAGCTCAAAATGGAGGGCAATCGGCTGTTCAAACGCGCGGTGAATTGTCTGTCTACCATAGCCGAAAAGGCGCTGGCCGAAAACGGCCTGGCAAGCAGCGATATCCATCTCATGATTCCCCACCAGGCCAACATACGCATCATCCTGTCCATGGCGCAAACTATCGGAATCCCTATGGAAAAAGTTTACACCAATCTGGACCGCTATGGAAACACATCCTCCGCTTCGATCCCGATCGCTCTGGATGAGGCCAACCGCGCCGGGCTGATCAAAGACGGCGACATGTTGCTGCTCGTCAGTTTCGGAGCGGGATTGACGTGGGGGGCCTCCATCATCAAGTGGGGGAGCCACAATCATAACGAACACGGCCGGCCGCTCCTCCAAAGCGGAACGGACCTGGAGATCTGA
- a CDS encoding RNA recognition motif domain-containing protein produces the protein MRIAGKILWIASGRGYRIRLIRTIQHSKEYNLNVKKIYVGNLPFSASEEKVHKVFSQFGEVHSVKLLTDPVTGRIRGFGFVEMESDAADAAIKALDGAPFEYRKLRVHEAFERVRTVERSTPGRTSGGNFHSHIGRREPVLTVGGQRSSRDKRYSQAALRRG, from the coding sequence ATGCGCATCGCCGGGAAGATCCTGTGGATCGCCTCCGGCAGGGGTTATCGCATACGATTGATTCGAACGATTCAGCATTCAAAGGAGTATAATCTCAACGTGAAAAAGATCTACGTAGGAAACCTGCCGTTCAGCGCATCGGAAGAAAAGGTACACAAAGTCTTCTCCCAATTCGGGGAGGTGCATTCCGTAAAGCTTCTGACCGATCCGGTGACAGGTAGGATCCGAGGGTTCGGTTTCGTGGAAATGGAATCCGATGCAGCAGATGCGGCTATAAAAGCCCTTGACGGGGCGCCTTTCGAATACCGGAAGCTACGCGTTCACGAAGCGTTCGAACGCGTCCGGACCGTCGAGCGGTCCACCCCCGGGAGAACCTCCGGCGGAAATTTTCACAGCCACATCGGCCGCCGGGAACCCGTGTTGACCGTCGGCGGACAGCGCAGCAGCCGCGACAAACGCTACAGCCAAGCGGCTTTACGCAGGGGCTAG
- a CDS encoding ABC transporter ATP-binding protein: protein MPGPVPVLQEPEKGAVLPRIELRSVNNFVLKDVSFTIDDGEFMILLGRNGAGKSTLLNVIAGLIDYEGTVLFDGKAVDTLHPEKRNIGYLFQELALFPHMDVKSNIAYGLRMRGTCKRNNLLEKVHLLLQMVHIAHLADRYPRDLSGGERQRVALARAVATRPDILLMDEPLASMDLRSAKYMRTDFKRLQRELGCTTLFVTHNLTEAAEMADRIALIDNGRLLQTGTPEEIFFAPADDRVRRFIGEPNILECQSSRIVENGLAIAYCGELPVFVPYEGGPIRKIVILPEHIYVSIEAPAGPHINRFQGEVRNLRRDGSTVRLALDVRGQTILAELPLNVCEMLRLARGSVVHMILKLRWIQTLSD from the coding sequence ATGCCTGGGCCGGTCCCGGTGCTGCAGGAGCCGGAGAAAGGAGCCGTTTTGCCGCGAATCGAACTGCGATCCGTGAATAATTTTGTTCTGAAAGACGTTTCGTTCACCATCGACGACGGCGAATTCATGATCCTCCTGGGAAGAAACGGTGCCGGAAAGAGTACGCTTCTCAATGTCATCGCCGGTCTGATCGATTACGAAGGCACGGTTTTGTTCGACGGGAAAGCGGTCGACACCCTTCACCCCGAAAAGCGGAACATCGGGTATCTTTTTCAGGAACTGGCGCTCTTCCCCCATATGGATGTAAAATCCAACATCGCTTACGGCCTGAGGATGCGCGGAACCTGCAAGAGAAACAACCTCCTCGAAAAGGTGCACCTCCTCCTTCAGATGGTCCATATCGCTCATCTTGCCGATCGATACCCCCGCGACCTGAGCGGCGGTGAAAGGCAAAGAGTCGCTCTGGCCAGGGCGGTCGCGACCCGTCCGGATATTCTCCTCATGGATGAACCCCTCGCCAGCATGGATCTGAGATCTGCCAAATACATGCGGACGGATTTCAAGCGCCTGCAGCGTGAACTCGGCTGCACTACGCTCTTCGTGACCCACAACCTGACTGAAGCCGCGGAGATGGCCGACCGCATCGCCTTGATCGACAACGGCCGCCTGCTGCAGACGGGCACTCCCGAAGAGATCTTTTTCGCACCTGCCGACGACCGCGTCCGCCGGTTCATCGGAGAGCCAAACATCCTCGAGTGCCAGTCGAGCCGCATCGTCGAGAACGGGCTCGCCATAGCCTACTGTGGCGAACTGCCGGTTTTCGTCCCCTATGAAGGGGGCCCGATCCGCAAGATCGTCATCCTGCCGGAGCATATCTATGTGTCTATCGAAGCACCAGCCGGTCCTCACATCAACCGGTTCCAGGGCGAGGTTCGAAACCTGCGGCGCGATGGTTCCACCGTGAGACTGGCTCTGGATGTCCGCGGCCAGACCATCCTTGCCGAGCTGCCGCTCAACGTATGCGAAATGCTCCGTCTAGCCCGGGGCTCGGTGGTCCACATGATCTTGAAGCTGCGGTGGATTCAGACCCTGAGCGATTAG
- a CDS encoding ABC transporter permease — translation MQRITFHWSFLPVLVFLGLWELSARLFIENPALLPPFSTVISEGWRLLESGVLPRHFLRSLFRVIIGFVTGSAAGLFMGILMGWKAAAHRTLHPVMSLIYPIPALGWLPVFMLWFGIGEILPIAIIFMCSFFPMVYNTQTGIRSVDRDLIRAARTLGASDLKVLTTILIPLALPNIFTGLRLESGMAWRVIIAAEMVAIPTGIGALLMRAESLVRLDIVIVCLMVLSLMCFCFERIFLFLERKATGRWS, via the coding sequence ATGCAACGCATCACCTTTCATTGGTCCTTCCTGCCGGTCCTTGTCTTCCTCGGCCTCTGGGAACTCTCCGCCCGCCTCTTTATCGAGAATCCCGCGCTTCTACCGCCTTTTTCAACGGTGATCAGCGAAGGCTGGAGACTTCTTGAAAGCGGGGTCCTGCCCCGGCACTTCCTCCGCAGCCTCTTCCGGGTGATTATCGGGTTCGTGACTGGCTCTGCGGCAGGTTTGTTCATGGGAATCCTGATGGGTTGGAAGGCGGCTGCGCACCGCACGCTGCACCCCGTCATGAGCCTGATCTATCCCATACCGGCGCTCGGGTGGCTGCCTGTTTTCATGCTCTGGTTCGGGATCGGGGAGATACTTCCCATCGCCATCATCTTCATGTGTTCTTTCTTCCCCATGGTTTACAATACCCAAACAGGGATCCGCTCCGTCGACAGGGATCTCATCAGAGCCGCCAGGACCCTCGGAGCGTCGGACCTCAAGGTCCTTACGACCATCCTCATCCCCCTGGCGCTCCCGAACATCTTCACCGGTCTTCGCCTGGAGTCCGGCATGGCCTGGCGCGTGATCATCGCTGCCGAGATGGTGGCTATTCCGACTGGAATCGGAGCGCTGCTGATGAGGGCCGAAAGCCTTGTCCGCCTGGACATCGTCATTGTCTGCCTGATGGTCCTTTCCCTGATGTGTTTTTGTTTCGAACGGATCTTCCTGTTTCTCGAAAGAAAGGCCACCGGAAGATGGTCCTGA
- a CDS encoding ABC transporter substrate-binding protein encodes MARTTLFSLFVALTSVFSACVGEAGAEAPAHDPMPAEKAIVLAVEFCSHAACAYVAEEKGWYGEAEVPIESFDSYVTGMALSAALTRGEIDAAYICLIPAICAFANAKVPLKIVAGTHRYGYAVSCNPERITSPADLQKPGIRIGCAREGSPTDALLQKAVDVYRLNQQKVAENIRRMSPPKQLLALRMGHLDAAVMPEQYPSMAESAGFPILLTAQDLWPDMQGSVLIVTERFLERNPRSVLRLVEVTERSTEWINRNPEAAAQILAKALRITGNRIFPVKEIEQNPVLDATPQALQRSLTERLVCTTRIDPEQVQKTIDYLANLGYIRQRFEADQILAIDR; translated from the coding sequence ATGGCTCGAACAACACTCTTCAGCCTATTCGTCGCTTTGACGTCGGTCTTCTCGGCATGTGTCGGCGAGGCGGGCGCCGAGGCCCCTGCACACGACCCCATGCCGGCGGAAAAAGCCATCGTTCTTGCGGTGGAATTCTGCTCCCATGCAGCCTGCGCCTATGTTGCCGAGGAGAAAGGATGGTACGGAGAGGCTGAGGTCCCTATTGAATCCTTTGACAGTTACGTAACCGGGATGGCGCTTTCAGCGGCCCTGACACGCGGAGAAATCGATGCCGCTTACATCTGCCTGATCCCTGCGATTTGCGCCTTCGCCAACGCGAAGGTCCCCTTGAAGATCGTCGCAGGCACCCACCGATACGGCTACGCCGTGTCCTGCAACCCCGAACGGATAACATCACCCGCCGACCTTCAGAAGCCCGGGATCCGGATCGGCTGCGCCCGGGAGGGCAGCCCGACCGATGCCCTCCTCCAAAAGGCGGTCGACGTCTATCGGCTGAATCAGCAGAAGGTGGCGGAGAACATTCGGCGGATGAGCCCGCCCAAGCAGCTTCTGGCCCTCAGGATGGGGCACCTCGATGCCGCGGTGATGCCCGAACAGTACCCCAGCATGGCTGAATCGGCGGGGTTTCCGATTCTTTTGACGGCCCAGGACCTTTGGCCGGACATGCAAGGGAGCGTCCTGATCGTGACAGAGCGGTTCCTCGAGCGCAATCCCCGATCGGTGCTACGCCTCGTAGAAGTAACGGAGCGGTCCACAGAGTGGATCAACCGGAACCCGGAGGCCGCCGCCCAAATCCTCGCCAAGGCCCTGCGCATCACAGGCAACCGGATCTTCCCGGTCAAGGAGATCGAACAAAACCCCGTCCTGGATGCAACCCCTCAGGCCCTGCAGCGGTCTCTGACCGAGCGCCTCGTCTGCACCACCCGCATCGATCCTGAGCAGGTTCAGAAAACCATCGATTACCTGGCCAATCTCGGATATATCCGGCAGCGCTTCGAGGCGGATCAGATTCTGGCGATCGACCGTTGA
- a CDS encoding winged helix-turn-helix transcriptional regulator, whose protein sequence is MPESLRIGAENISSARRIVLCNACEKLVHMDARFFLCRQEEAPGRLCAPAAAEAAGPGRLQKRRTERGGKGSLPVSLTWSFDLSDRIGLNAYTLTQSGSTMRTKRRIETYHQMLTILSGDLDLTQRDIAKQMGISLGKTNACLSELIQKKLVKVNPLRIPRNLYRQEDLATKGFLKIDRAEASQTKTNYLYVLTPEGLEEKYRMAQHLYEQKCSELERLKQQITDLKNEIELEAPRRTEMAT, encoded by the coding sequence TTGCCTGAGTCGCTCCGGATCGGAGCAGAAAATATTTCATCCGCCCGAAGAATTGTGTTATGTAATGCTTGTGAAAAATTAGTCCATATGGATGCGCGGTTCTTCCTGTGCCGCCAAGAAGAGGCCCCCGGCCGGCTTTGCGCGCCGGCGGCAGCGGAGGCGGCCGGTCCCGGCCGCCTCCAAAAGCGACGGACCGAAAGAGGAGGCAAAGGCTCCCTCCCCGTATCATTAACATGGTCTTTCGACCTCTCGGACCGTATTGGTTTGAATGCCTACACCCTCACTCAAAGCGGATCCACCATGCGCACGAAAAGACGGATTGAGACGTATCATCAAATGCTCACCATTCTGAGCGGCGACTTGGACCTGACCCAGCGCGACATCGCCAAACAAATGGGGATCAGTCTTGGTAAAACCAACGCCTGCCTATCCGAACTGATCCAAAAAAAACTGGTCAAGGTCAATCCGTTGCGTATTCCGCGGAACCTTTACCGTCAGGAAGACCTAGCCACCAAAGGCTTCCTCAAGATTGACCGCGCCGAGGCGTCTCAGACCAAGACCAACTACCTTTACGTCCTCACTCCCGAGGGGCTGGAAGAGAAATATCGGATGGCCCAGCATCTCTATGAACAGAAATGCAGTGAACTCGAGAGGCTCAAGCAGCAGATCACCGATCTGAAGAATGAGATCGAGCTGGAGGCGCCCCGGCGTACCGAAATGGCGACGTAA
- a CDS encoding YihY/virulence factor BrkB family protein produces the protein MRAFPFLKTIQYYRDNLWRIRETDLTRTRALLLRLVRMVVLSADGFLKDGCQLRASALTFYSLLSIVPILAVVFGIAKGFGFEAALRNQLMQHLEGQEDVLERAINFSHALIETTQGGLIAGIGLLFLFWAIIKMISNIEAAFNTIWSLPSGRSFGRKVSDYLSLMLICPLLFVIASALTVFIESQIRILAEHITLLGPVSPFIFKTLRLLPFVVIWFLFAFLYAFLPNTRVKTGSAAFGGFLGAAFYQIFQWIYITFQINVAKYNAIYGSFAALPLFLFWLQISWILVLLGAEIAYAHQHVKNSEFGPDCRRMPIAFRKLLALAIMHTLVKHFPTHDKRWNMQRIALKLETPMRCVQEVLGDLLEADLIAERFGDQKSAPTYLPARDPEILTVSYVLNRLEDNGARDLPVSESPDTLRIRSILKSFRDLVEKSDADVLLKHL, from the coding sequence ATGCGCGCATTTCCGTTCCTGAAAACGATCCAGTACTATCGTGACAACCTCTGGCGTATCAGGGAGACAGACCTGACGAGAACACGCGCCCTGCTGCTGAGGCTGGTACGCATGGTCGTACTGTCGGCGGACGGTTTTCTCAAGGACGGCTGCCAGCTGCGAGCATCCGCCCTGACCTTTTATTCCCTGCTCAGCATCGTACCGATCCTGGCGGTGGTCTTCGGCATCGCCAAGGGCTTCGGCTTCGAGGCTGCCTTGCGCAACCAGCTCATGCAGCACCTCGAAGGCCAGGAGGATGTCCTCGAGCGCGCGATCAACTTCTCCCACGCACTGATCGAGACGACCCAAGGGGGGCTCATCGCCGGCATAGGCCTGCTCTTCCTCTTCTGGGCCATCATCAAGATGATTTCGAACATCGAGGCCGCCTTCAACACCATCTGGAGCCTGCCCTCGGGGCGGTCTTTCGGACGCAAGGTGAGCGATTACCTTTCTTTGATGCTCATCTGCCCTCTACTCTTCGTCATCGCCAGCGCACTGACGGTCTTCATCGAAAGCCAGATCCGAATACTCGCCGAACATATCACCCTCCTCGGTCCTGTAAGCCCCTTCATCTTCAAAACGCTTCGCCTGTTGCCGTTCGTCGTCATCTGGTTCCTTTTCGCTTTCCTGTACGCTTTCCTCCCGAACACCCGCGTCAAAACGGGCTCCGCGGCTTTCGGCGGATTCCTCGGGGCGGCCTTCTATCAGATCTTTCAATGGATCTACATCACCTTTCAGATCAACGTAGCCAAATACAATGCCATTTACGGCAGTTTCGCCGCCCTTCCCCTCTTCTTGTTCTGGCTGCAGATCAGCTGGATACTGGTTCTCCTGGGCGCCGAAATCGCCTATGCCCATCAGCATGTCAAGAACTCCGAATTCGGTCCGGACTGCCGCCGAATGCCCATTGCCTTCCGCAAACTCCTGGCCCTGGCGATTATGCACACCCTGGTCAAACACTTCCCGACACATGACAAGCGTTGGAACATGCAGCGGATCGCCCTGAAACTCGAAACCCCGATGCGCTGTGTCCAAGAGGTGCTCGGTGACCTGCTCGAGGCCGACCTGATTGCGGAGCGCTTCGGAGATCAGAAAAGCGCGCCCACTTATCTGCCCGCCCGGGATCCGGAAATTCTGACGGTAAGCTATGTCCTCAACCGACTGGAAGACAACGGAGCCAGGGATCTTCCAGTGTCCGAATCCCCGGATACGCTGCGAATCCGGTCCATCCTGAAAAGCTTTCGGGATCTCGTCGAAAAATCCGATGCGGATGTCCTGCTGAAACACCTCTAG
- the trxC gene encoding thioredoxin TrxC, with translation MDSDSIVIRCPKCGTKNRVPAAKLDLNPVCGKCRSRLSEALQSSHRPLAVTDRSFEADVLGYSLPVLLDCWAPWCGPCRTIAPILEALAREYAGKIRIAKLNVDENPMTSSRFGIRSIPTLLLFRSGQVVDQMVGALPKAELEARIRPFLP, from the coding sequence ATGGATTCCGACTCTATTGTGATTCGATGTCCGAAATGCGGAACGAAGAACCGTGTTCCCGCCGCCAAGCTGGACCTGAATCCCGTGTGCGGAAAGTGCCGCAGCCGGCTGTCCGAGGCGCTGCAGTCCAGTCATCGACCCCTTGCCGTAACGGATCGATCGTTCGAGGCTGACGTCCTCGGATATTCTCTGCCAGTCCTTCTCGATTGCTGGGCACCCTGGTGCGGGCCCTGCCGGACGATTGCGCCGATCCTGGAGGCCCTTGCCCGGGAATACGCCGGGAAGATCAGAATCGCCAAACTCAACGTAGACGAGAACCCCATGACGTCGTCCCGGTTCGGCATCAGGAGCATCCCGACACTGCTTCTTTTCCGCAGCGGCCAGGTCGTCGATCAGATGGTCGGGGCTCTGCCCAAGGCTGAACTGGAGGCGCGCATCCGGCCCTTTCTGCCATAG
- a CDS encoding AF1514 family protein, with protein sequence MESCRALTHEMLPNRMSLDLEDSPRDLKTARLLADQKAQEVLSEPMLLAWYERDTGRFSPQVECCGEDKPSWVIYAESRGADLSVDINRRAFVFIYHDAGKAL encoded by the coding sequence ATGGAATCCTGTCGAGCGTTGACGCATGAAATGCTCCCCAACCGCATGAGCCTCGATCTCGAGGACAGCCCCCGCGACTTGAAGACAGCGAGGCTCCTCGCCGACCAAAAGGCACAGGAGGTGCTTTCCGAGCCGATGCTCCTTGCCTGGTATGAGCGGGATACCGGCCGCTTTTCTCCTCAGGTGGAATGCTGCGGCGAAGATAAGCCGTCCTGGGTGATCTACGCTGAATCCCGCGGCGCCGATCTGAGCGTCGACATCAATCGCCGGGCCTTTGTCTTCATTTATCACGACGCGGGGAAGGCCCTCTGA
- the rplU gene encoding 50S ribosomal protein L21: MYAVIKTGGKQYKVAAGDELRCEKLPGAVGDTVVFEDVLLRADGDAVVLGQPVVENAKVIGRIKGQGQAKKILVFKYKRRKNIRKLRGHRQAFSLVRIESIE; encoded by the coding sequence ATGTACGCAGTCATTAAGACGGGTGGAAAACAATACAAGGTAGCCGCGGGTGACGAGCTGAGATGCGAGAAGCTCCCTGGGGCGGTGGGCGACACGGTGGTTTTCGAGGACGTTCTTTTGCGCGCTGATGGCGATGCGGTCGTCCTCGGGCAGCCTGTCGTCGAGAACGCCAAGGTGATCGGCCGTATCAAGGGCCAGGGTCAAGCCAAGAAGATCTTGGTTTTCAAATACAAAAGGCGCAAGAATATCCGCAAACTTCGGGGGCATCGCCAGGCCTTCAGCCTGGTCCGTATAGAGAGTATCGAGTGA
- the rpmA gene encoding 50S ribosomal protein L27, translating to MAHKKAGGSSRNGRDSAGQRFGIKRYGGQQVKAGNILVRQKGTKIHPGRNVGLGRDYTLFALVDGVVAYERFGKTRKKVSIATV from the coding sequence ATGGCGCATAAGAAAGCAGGCGGCAGTTCGCGCAATGGTCGCGACAGTGCCGGGCAGCGGTTCGGCATCAAGCGGTACGGTGGTCAGCAGGTGAAAGCGGGCAATATCCTGGTCCGGCAGAAGGGGACAAAGATCCACCCGGGCAGAAACGTGGGCCTCGGGAGGGATTACACGCTTTTTGCCCTGGTCGATGGTGTGGTCGCTTACGAGCGTTTTGGCAAGACCCGCAAGAAGGTCAGCATCGCGACGGTCTGA
- the obgE gene encoding GTPase ObgE: MDFLDEVVITVRSGDGGGGCVSFRREKYIPKGGPDGGDGGDGGDVILSADKTCHSLSDYRSRRSFKAGSGSPGGGNQCTGRNGEDLILPVPLGTIVENAVTGDFIVDLVRAGERYLLLPGGQGGKGNRHFATATNRTPRMAQPGIPGVELKIRLSLKLLAHIGLVGLPNAGKSTLLASLTMARPKIGDYPFTTLIPNLGVLDLDDDHSVTLADVPGLIEGASEGRGLGLRFLKHIERTGVLFHLLDAAGRTAEGVLEDYRRIRNELEAYSPALAEKPQVVLLNKLDLLDDGNGKVARIGRALEEEGVPWIGLSALKGQGIQDLKRLILVNWDVWGLECLDSREADPSCTNPEVDG, encoded by the coding sequence ATGGATTTTCTGGACGAAGTGGTCATTACGGTCAGGTCAGGAGATGGGGGTGGGGGTTGCGTCAGTTTCAGACGGGAAAAGTACATCCCCAAAGGAGGCCCTGACGGCGGCGACGGCGGGGACGGCGGCGATGTCATCCTGTCGGCCGACAAAACCTGTCACAGCCTGTCGGATTACCGGTCCCGGAGATCCTTCAAGGCGGGGAGCGGCTCGCCGGGCGGGGGCAATCAATGCACCGGCAGAAACGGCGAAGATCTGATCCTTCCGGTGCCTTTGGGGACCATCGTTGAAAATGCTGTGACAGGCGACTTCATTGTCGATCTCGTGCGGGCCGGAGAGCGGTATCTGCTGCTTCCGGGTGGTCAGGGCGGGAAAGGCAATCGCCATTTCGCCACCGCTACGAACCGGACCCCGCGTATGGCCCAGCCGGGCATTCCCGGCGTCGAACTCAAGATAAGACTTTCTCTCAAACTGCTCGCCCACATCGGCCTGGTGGGGCTCCCCAACGCGGGGAAGTCCACGCTGCTCGCCTCTTTGACCATGGCGCGTCCCAAAATCGGAGACTACCCCTTCACGACCCTGATCCCCAATCTTGGAGTGCTCGATCTCGACGACGACCACTCCGTCACCCTTGCCGATGTGCCTGGTTTGATCGAGGGTGCGAGCGAAGGCCGCGGGCTTGGACTCCGGTTCCTGAAGCATATCGAGCGAACGGGCGTGCTCTTTCACCTCCTTGACGCCGCGGGCCGTACGGCTGAAGGCGTCCTGGAAGATTATCGCCGGATCCGCAATGAATTGGAGGCCTACAGCCCCGCCCTGGCCGAGAAGCCCCAGGTCGTGCTCCTGAACAAGTTGGATCTGCTGGATGACGGGAATGGAAAGGTGGCCCGGATCGGGCGGGCCCTGGAAGAGGAAGGGGTGCCCTGGATCGGTTTGTCGGCGCTGAAGGGGCAGGGCATCCAGGATCTGAAGCGGTTGATCCTCGTCAACTGGGATGTCTGGGGGCTGGAATGCCTCGATTCCCGGGAGGCGGATCCTTCCTGTACGAATCCGGAGGTGGATGGTTGA
- the proB gene encoding glutamate 5-kinase has translation MPELQTGAVKTVGREALLRGIRRIVVKVGSGVLTAADGLNRAVIESITDDIADLRRSKIEIILVSSGAIASGLRKVGLKRRPESVSQQQALAAVGQSSLMRAYEEAFGRHRQKVAQILVTRDDLTHRRRYLNARNTLLTLLSWKIVPIINENDTVVVDEIKFGDNDNLSAMITCLSEAGLLVNLTNLDGLFDKDPRIHPDARLIHTIDKVDRRVSGYASTIPGFLGKGGMASKVKAAQKVALLGVPTVIANGFKPGVLKRVLKGEQEGTLFMPRPVSLCHRKHWIAFTKSPRGQIVVDNGAERALLENGKSLLPSGIKEVVGRFSLGDAVLIVSEEGEDLAVGMVNYHSGDLKKIMGVKTSGIEAILGFKHEDEVVHRDNLVLARQLDEGDDLCQWRG, from the coding sequence ATGCCTGAATTGCAGACGGGGGCTGTGAAGACTGTTGGCCGGGAGGCCTTGCTGAGAGGGATTCGGAGGATCGTCGTCAAGGTCGGCAGCGGTGTGCTGACAGCCGCCGACGGGTTGAACCGGGCTGTTATCGAGAGCATCACAGACGATATTGCGGATCTCCGGCGGAGCAAGATCGAGATCATCCTGGTTTCGTCCGGGGCCATTGCCTCCGGGCTCAGGAAGGTCGGCCTCAAGAGGCGCCCGGAGTCGGTTTCCCAGCAGCAGGCCCTGGCCGCGGTGGGCCAGAGCAGTCTGATGCGTGCCTACGAAGAGGCCTTCGGCAGGCATCGCCAGAAAGTGGCGCAGATCCTGGTCACGCGGGATGACCTGACGCATCGACGCCGCTATCTCAACGCACGAAACACGCTGTTGACCCTGCTTTCCTGGAAGATCGTGCCGATCATCAATGAAAATGACACCGTGGTCGTGGATGAGATCAAGTTCGGTGACAACGACAACCTGAGCGCCATGATCACCTGCCTTTCGGAGGCTGGCCTGCTGGTCAATCTGACCAATCTGGACGGCTTGTTCGACAAGGACCCACGGATTCACCCGGACGCGCGCCTGATTCATACGATCGACAAGGTGGATCGACGCGTTTCGGGATACGCGAGCACGATTCCGGGTTTCCTGGGAAAGGGTGGCATGGCCAGCAAGGTCAAGGCGGCGCAGAAAGTGGCGCTGCTGGGCGTGCCGACCGTCATCGCCAATGGGTTCAAGCCGGGTGTCCTGAAGCGGGTCCTGAAAGGGGAGCAGGAAGGGACGCTTTTCATGCCGCGCCCGGTGTCCCTCTGCCACCGGAAGCACTGGATCGCTTTCACCAAATCGCCCCGGGGACAAATCGTGGTCGACAATGGGGCGGAGAGGGCGCTCCTGGAAAATGGCAAAAGTCTTCTGCCTTCGGGTATCAAAGAGGTGGTGGGGCGTTTCAGCCTGGGTGATGCCGTCCTGATCGTGAGCGAAGAAGGAGAGGATCTTGCTGTGGGAATGGTCAATTACCACAGCGGCGACCTCAAAAAGATCATGGGTGTCAAGACATCCGGGATAGAAGCCATCCTCGGTTTCAAACACGAAGACGAAGTCGTGCATCGCGACAATCTAGTCTTGGCGCGCCAGTTGGACGAAGGAGATGATCTATGTCAGTGGAGGGGATGA